A region of Deltaproteobacteria bacterium DNA encodes the following proteins:
- a CDS encoding ABC transporter ATP-binding protein, producing the protein MENRDPAIYADCLTKRFGDLTAVRDLSIRVAPGEIYGLVGPDGAGKTTTLRMLSSILDPTQGEVRIAGFDVRTQQGKVKDNLAYMSQRFGLYEDLTVLENIEFYADLYGVPRKGRRQVINRLLDFSAMGPFTKRRAGRLSGGMKQKLQLVCALIHTPKVLLLDEPTNGVDPVSRRDFWRILYRLLREGVSILVTTAYMDEAERCNRVGLLDRGRLLAEGTPEEIRGLMPGGILSVRTARAKEASRLIREARKWKEVEIHGDRVHVTCDEFEKAREDIRHLLDRGGIPYDEIRQRAASLEDVFVHLVSKAGEDADSLMPLSVPPALPDTGSVPRDLDGFSVRVDHLTRRFGTFVAVDRVSFEVRRGEIFGFLGPNGAGKSTVIRMLCGLLRPSEGGGTVAGFDIRTQPEEIKRHIGYMSQKFSLYEDLTVEENIDFYGGIYGLHGSRLEERKSWAVAMAGLERHLQSLTSILSGGWKQRLAMACAVLHEPPIIFLDEPTSGVDPLSRRRFWDLIYDMAERGVTVFVTTHYMDEAEYCNRIALIYRGSLVAVGTPVELKTGMLREEILDVRCTAPQDVMDDLARLPEVREIALFGAGLHAVVEDARSAEQAIRRTLEQKGKEIQGIEKILPTLEDVFVSLVEAVERGETGENSPGTGGDAP; encoded by the coding sequence ATGGAGAATAGGGACCCCGCGATCTACGCCGACTGCCTCACCAAGAGGTTCGGGGACCTTACGGCGGTGAGGGACTTGAGCATACGGGTCGCACCCGGAGAGATCTACGGGTTGGTGGGTCCTGACGGAGCGGGCAAGACCACCACTCTGCGCATGCTCTCGAGCATCCTGGATCCGACCCAAGGGGAGGTCCGCATCGCCGGATTCGACGTCCGGACCCAGCAGGGGAAGGTCAAGGACAACCTGGCTTACATGAGCCAGCGGTTCGGCCTCTACGAAGACCTGACGGTTCTGGAAAACATCGAGTTCTATGCCGATCTCTACGGTGTTCCGCGAAAAGGGAGGAGGCAGGTCATCAACCGTCTCCTGGATTTCAGTGCCATGGGCCCGTTCACGAAACGGCGGGCGGGGCGCCTTTCGGGTGGGATGAAACAGAAGCTCCAACTTGTTTGTGCCCTGATCCACACCCCCAAGGTGCTGCTCCTGGACGAACCCACCAACGGGGTGGACCCTGTGAGCCGCCGGGACTTCTGGCGCATTCTCTACAGGCTCCTCAGGGAGGGGGTTTCCATCCTGGTGACCACTGCTTACATGGATGAGGCCGAGCGCTGCAACCGGGTTGGGCTCCTGGACAGGGGGAGGCTGCTTGCGGAGGGGACACCCGAGGAGATAAGGGGATTGATGCCCGGGGGCATCCTTTCGGTACGGACGGCCCGGGCCAAGGAAGCGAGCAGACTGATCCGGGAGGCCCGAAAGTGGAAGGAAGTGGAGATTCACGGGGACCGCGTGCATGTCACCTGCGATGAGTTCGAGAAGGCCCGCGAGGATATCCGTCACCTGCTGGACCGGGGTGGAATTCCCTACGATGAAATCCGCCAGCGGGCGGCTTCCCTGGAGGATGTCTTCGTGCACCTGGTCTCCAAAGCCGGAGAAGACGCCGATTCCCTCATGCCCCTCTCGGTTCCTCCTGCTCTCCCGGACACGGGATCCGTTCCCCGGGATCTGGATGGATTCTCCGTCCGGGTGGATCATCTGACCCGACGGTTCGGCACCTTCGTTGCGGTGGACAGGGTCAGTTTCGAGGTGCGGCGCGGAGAAATTTTCGGGTTCCTCGGGCCAAACGGGGCGGGAAAGAGCACCGTCATCCGGATGCTCTGCGGCCTCCTAAGACCCAGCGAGGGCGGGGGAACTGTTGCGGGTTTTGATATCCGGACCCAGCCTGAAGAAATCAAGAGGCATATCGGTTATATGAGTCAGAAATTCTCTCTGTACGAGGACCTGACGGTCGAGGAGAACATCGATTTTTACGGGGGCATTTACGGTCTCCACGGCTCCCGCCTCGAAGAGAGAAAGTCCTGGGCTGTAGCCATGGCAGGGCTGGAAAGACACCTCCAAAGCCTCACCTCGATCCTGAGTGGGGGGTGGAAACAACGTCTCGCCATGGCCTGCGCTGTGCTCCACGAACCGCCCATCATCTTCCTGGACGAACCCACAAGCGGAGTGGATCCCTTAAGCCGGAGGCGTTTCTGGGACCTCATCTACGATATGGCGGAGCGCGGGGTGACCGTCTTCGTCACGACCCATTATATGGATGAGGCGGAGTATTGTAACCGCATCGCCCTCATCTACCGGGGAAGCCTGGTGGCCGTGGGCACTCCCGTCGAACTCAAGACCGGGATGCTTCGCGAGGAGATCCTGGATGTGCGCTGCACCGCTCCTCAGGATGTCATGGATGATCTCGCCAGGCTCCCGGAAGTTCGGGAGATCGCCCTTTTCGGAGCCGGGCTCCATGCCGTGGTGGAAGACGCGAGATCCGCCGAACAAGCCATTCGGCGCACCCTGGAGCAGAAGGGCAAGGAGATCCAAGGCATCGAAAAAATCCTGCCCACCCTGGAGGACGTCTTCGTTTCACTGGTCGAGGCCGTGGAGCGGGGGGAAACAGGGGAAAACAGCCCGGGAACCGGAGGAGATGCGCCATGA
- a CDS encoding efflux RND transporter periplasmic adaptor subunit has translation MNKKKRVMLLMILILAGLLGYYLLSRDRENSSPIILSGNIEVTDARIGFRIPGRLLERLVDEGEEVRKGQLIARLDDTDQELAVARAKANLAQARAALAELETGSRKEEILRAEARVAQARALLLELERGSRSQEISNAEAEVERARAVLQGAQARLELARSDDKRFGKLRREGVISEREYDIIRKKYESALSAYEEARARLASARERLSLRREGAREEKISHAKAILREAEAAYALVKEGPRKETIDQARARVRLAEVALQQARQQLEYTRLRAPFSGVVLSKAAEPGEYLQVGSPVVTIGILDRVWLRAYVNERDLGHIKLGQPVEVRTDTIPKKTFRGHVSFISSEAEFTPKSVETHDERVKLVYRVKIDLPNPEGELKPGMPADAVIEAADESHGE, from the coding sequence ATGAACAAGAAAAAGCGTGTCATGCTCCTGATGATCCTGATCCTTGCGGGACTCCTGGGATACTACCTCCTGTCCCGTGACAGGGAGAATTCCTCCCCTATCATCCTTTCCGGAAACATCGAGGTGACCGATGCCCGCATCGGCTTCAGAATTCCGGGAAGGCTCCTGGAACGCCTCGTGGACGAGGGCGAAGAGGTCCGGAAAGGCCAATTGATCGCCAGGTTGGACGACACGGACCAGGAACTGGCCGTTGCCCGGGCAAAGGCCAATCTGGCACAGGCCCGAGCCGCCCTTGCTGAACTCGAGACGGGCAGCCGCAAAGAGGAGATCCTGAGGGCAGAGGCCAGGGTGGCACAGGCCAGGGCATTGCTGCTGGAACTTGAGCGGGGCAGCCGTTCTCAGGAAATATCGAACGCCGAGGCCGAGGTCGAAAGGGCTCGGGCCGTCCTTCAGGGGGCCCAGGCCCGGTTGGAACTCGCCCGGTCGGATGATAAACGCTTCGGAAAGCTCCGGAGGGAGGGTGTAATCAGCGAGCGGGAGTACGATATCATTCGGAAAAAATACGAGTCGGCCTTGAGCGCATACGAAGAGGCCCGGGCGAGGCTCGCGAGTGCGAGGGAAAGGCTGAGCCTTCGCAGGGAAGGGGCCAGGGAGGAGAAGATCTCCCACGCAAAGGCGATCCTCCGTGAGGCCGAGGCTGCTTACGCCCTGGTCAAGGAAGGCCCCCGCAAGGAAACCATCGACCAGGCTCGGGCAAGAGTTCGGCTCGCTGAGGTGGCCTTGCAGCAGGCCCGGCAACAACTCGAATACACCCGGCTTCGGGCCCCCTTCAGCGGCGTGGTCCTGAGCAAGGCCGCCGAGCCCGGCGAATACCTCCAGGTCGGCTCCCCCGTTGTGACCATCGGGATCCTCGACCGGGTCTGGCTTCGCGCCTACGTGAATGAGAGGGATCTCGGGCACATAAAACTGGGACAACCGGTGGAGGTCCGCACCGACACTATCCCGAAAAAGACTTTCCGAGGTCACGTGAGTTTTATCAGCAGCGAGGCCGAGTTTACACCCAAGTCGGTGGAAACCCACGATGAGCGGGTCAAGCTCGTGTACCGGGTCAAGATCGACCTCCCGAACCCTGAGGGCGAACTCAAGCCGGGAATGCCTGCGGATGCCGTTATCGAGGCCGCCGATGAAAGCCATGGAGAATAG
- a CDS encoding TetR family transcriptional regulator, whose amino-acid sequence MKSGQLRPKREQAVREILDAALEVFAESGFEGARVDEIARRAGVNKAMIYYRIGDKETLYSEVLHRVFLHVAEQLENSMQEEDPPEEKLRLYVRTLAGLMKEHPSFSPIIIREIASGGHHLPDEILLDLKRIVTVLSGILQEGAKRGVFIEARPTIVHLMIVGPMVMRRRMETIAARREEFIKSLRQLDRGMRDPASEIEELIIRALRRP is encoded by the coding sequence ATGAAAAGCGGGCAGTTACGGCCAAAAAGGGAGCAGGCTGTGCGGGAAATCCTGGACGCCGCCCTGGAGGTCTTTGCAGAGTCAGGTTTTGAAGGTGCCAGGGTGGATGAGATCGCCCGAAGAGCCGGTGTCAACAAGGCCATGATCTATTACCGGATCGGGGACAAAGAGACCCTTTACTCAGAGGTCCTTCACCGGGTTTTTCTCCATGTGGCGGAACAGCTGGAGAATAGTATGCAGGAGGAAGACCCCCCGGAGGAAAAATTAAGGCTCTATGTGCGCACTCTGGCCGGACTCATGAAAGAGCATCCAAGCTTTTCCCCGATCATAATCCGGGAAATCGCTTCAGGCGGACACCATCTGCCGGATGAGATCCTGCTCGACCTCAAGCGGATCGTGACCGTTCTTTCCGGGATCCTTCAAGAAGGAGCCAAAAGGGGCGTCTTTATTGAGGCCAGGCCCACGATCGTCCACCTGATGATAGTGGGTCCCATGGTCATGAGGAGAAGAATGGAGACCATTGCGGCCAGGCGGGAAGAATTCATCAAGAGCCTCCGGCAACTGGACCGGGGGATGCGCGATCCGGCCTCCGAGATCGAGGAACTAATCATAAGGGCCCTGAGGCGTCCATGA
- a CDS encoding ABC transporter ATP-binding protein, with the protein MGETKNTNRPENGSRPVVSVRGLTVGYRTRDGLVEAVRDVSFDIHPKETLGLVGESGCGKSTVAFALVNALGPNGQIGSGRILFDGQDLVGKSQQQLRALRGDRIAMVFQDPMQALNPSLRIGRQLIEVLTSHRPIGRQEARQRAVGMLRRVQMPDPHQVMDRYPHQLSGGQQQRVVIAMAMLNHPALLLMDEPTTALDVTVEAAVLDLVEDLKRDFDTANLFITHNLGVVARVSDRVCVMYAGQVVEQAPTDELFRRPAHPYTRGLLNCLPRLGQSKHTAVLSTIDGRVPRPDNRPADACVFAPRCHYAIDRCRRQRPAMVRLTEAHQVRCLLADAPAGQQRAVKASKGGGKAEAVRPDTDKTGHLLLLEGAKVYYRHETSRLVDLLGLGQARFVKAVDNVSLRLRRGRTLGIVGESGCGKSSLVKGIIGLEPLSGGRIDFLGLTLNQTVTRRDLEVVRQMQMVFQNPDSTLNPVYSVGRQIARPMIRFKTVPRVRVKSEVLRLLEAVRLGPSYYYRLPRQLSGGEKQRVGIARALACKPDLIICDEPVSALDVSVQGAVINLLLDIQSAFGTTMIFIAHDLSVVRYLSDEIAVMYLGQVVEIGPAQAIYRPPYHPYTEALLSAVPIPDPDADQARIRLIGNVPSALDPPAGCRFHTRCPRRGLAPGQGALCARKAPDWQQNGQGHRILCHIPIETLKQLPPVLHPAA; encoded by the coding sequence ATGGGCGAAACGAAAAACACAAACCGTCCCGAAAACGGCAGCCGGCCGGTGGTCAGCGTCCGCGGGCTGACGGTGGGTTACCGGACCCGCGACGGGCTGGTGGAGGCGGTCCGCGACGTCTCGTTCGATATCCATCCCAAAGAGACCCTTGGGCTGGTCGGCGAGTCGGGCTGCGGCAAGAGCACCGTGGCCTTTGCCCTGGTCAACGCCCTGGGCCCCAACGGCCAGATCGGCTCCGGCCGAATTCTCTTTGACGGCCAAGACCTGGTGGGCAAAAGCCAGCAGCAACTGCGCGCCCTGCGCGGCGACCGCATCGCCATGGTCTTCCAGGACCCCATGCAGGCCCTGAACCCCTCGCTCCGGATCGGCCGGCAGTTGATCGAGGTGCTCACCTCCCACCGGCCCATAGGCCGGCAGGAGGCACGACAACGGGCTGTGGGGATGCTCCGACGGGTCCAGATGCCTGATCCGCACCAGGTGATGGACCGTTATCCCCACCAGCTTTCCGGCGGTCAACAGCAACGGGTGGTGATCGCCATGGCAATGCTCAACCACCCGGCCCTGCTGCTGATGGACGAACCCACCACGGCCCTGGACGTGACGGTGGAAGCGGCCGTGCTGGACCTGGTCGAAGACCTCAAGCGGGATTTCGACACGGCCAACCTGTTCATCACCCACAACCTGGGGGTGGTGGCCCGGGTCAGCGACCGGGTCTGCGTGATGTACGCCGGCCAGGTGGTGGAGCAGGCGCCGACCGACGAGCTGTTCCGCCGCCCTGCCCATCCTTACACTCGGGGGCTGCTGAACTGTCTTCCCCGGCTGGGTCAGAGCAAGCACACGGCGGTTCTCAGCACCATCGACGGCCGGGTGCCCCGGCCGGACAACCGCCCTGCCGACGCTTGCGTGTTCGCCCCCCGCTGCCATTACGCGATCGACCGCTGCCGCCGGCAACGACCGGCCATGGTCCGGTTGACCGAAGCCCACCAAGTCCGCTGCCTGCTGGCCGACGCCCCGGCGGGCCAGCAGCGGGCAGTAAAGGCATCAAAGGGGGGTGGAAAAGCCGAAGCAGTCCGGCCCGATACCGACAAGACCGGCCACCTGTTGCTCCTGGAAGGCGCCAAGGTCTATTACCGGCACGAAACCAGCCGCCTGGTGGACCTGCTGGGATTGGGGCAAGCCCGGTTCGTCAAGGCCGTGGACAACGTCAGCCTCCGCCTCCGGCGGGGCCGGACCCTCGGGATCGTTGGCGAGTCGGGCTGCGGCAAGTCCTCCCTGGTAAAGGGGATCATCGGCCTGGAGCCGCTTTCAGGCGGACGGATCGACTTTCTGGGCCTGACCCTGAACCAGACGGTGACCCGGCGGGACCTGGAGGTGGTGCGGCAGATGCAGATGGTCTTTCAAAATCCGGACAGCACATTGAACCCGGTTTACAGCGTGGGGCGCCAGATCGCCCGGCCCATGATCCGGTTCAAAACCGTGCCCCGGGTCCGGGTCAAGTCCGAGGTTCTGCGGCTGCTGGAGGCCGTCCGGCTCGGTCCATCCTATTATTACAGGCTGCCGCGCCAGCTTTCCGGCGGAGAAAAGCAGCGGGTCGGCATCGCCCGGGCATTGGCCTGCAAACCCGACCTGATCATTTGCGACGAGCCGGTATCGGCCCTGGACGTGTCAGTGCAGGGGGCGGTGATCAACCTGCTGCTCGACATCCAGAGCGCCTTTGGCACCACCATGATCTTCATCGCGCACGATCTTAGCGTGGTACGCTACCTTTCCGACGAGATCGCCGTCATGTACCTGGGCCAAGTGGTGGAGATCGGCCCGGCCCAAGCCATTTACCGCCCCCCATACCACCCATACACCGAGGCGTTGCTCTCGGCCGTACCCATCCCTGACCCGGACGCTGATCAGGCCCGTATCCGGCTGATCGGCAACGTGCCAAGCGCCCTTGACCCCCCGGCCGGGTGCCGCTTTCACACCCGGTGTCCCCGCCGCGGCCTGGCACCCGGACAAGGGGCCCTGTGCGCCCGCAAGGCCCCGGACTGGCAGCAAAACGGCCAGGGTCATCGCATCCTGTGCCACATTCCCATCGAAACCCTCAAGCAGTTGCCCCCGGTGCTGCACCCGGCCGCCTGA
- a CDS encoding ABC transporter permease, producing the protein MTAPSPFITAETGGPAAGWPERRLDRIRRGIRVLLASRTAMVGLAIVGFWVFVALFAPLLTDFSPLEQDWKAPNQGPSRQHILGTDELGRDLWARLIYGARVVLVITPVSETGWIPGGTAIWGVLVALALGITLGLVSGYHGGWIDELVMRLLDAMMAVPIILLYLIIMAALGASALNVVLAMTIVGTPGIARLVRGLTLDIRNREFVLSAETRGESPWYIMFVEILPNARGPVIVDAMLRVGYAIFAMGTLGFLGLGLPPPSPDWGSMVAKGREFILEGSPWAALWPSLAIASLVVGLNLLADGLRQESMRYQ; encoded by the coding sequence ATGACAGCTCCATCCCCCTTCATTACAGCCGAAACCGGCGGCCCGGCAGCCGGATGGCCGGAACGCCGGCTGGACCGCATCAGGCGAGGTATACGGGTGCTGCTGGCCTCCAGGACCGCTATGGTGGGGCTGGCCATCGTGGGTTTCTGGGTCTTCGTCGCCCTGTTCGCCCCCCTGCTGACCGATTTCTCCCCTCTGGAGCAGGACTGGAAGGCCCCCAACCAGGGCCCGAGCCGGCAGCACATCCTGGGTACCGATGAGCTGGGCCGTGACTTGTGGGCCCGGCTGATCTACGGCGCCCGGGTGGTTTTGGTGATCACCCCGGTGTCGGAAACCGGATGGATCCCGGGCGGCACCGCCATCTGGGGCGTGCTGGTGGCCCTGGCCCTGGGCATCACCCTGGGCCTGGTCAGCGGCTACCACGGCGGCTGGATCGACGAGTTGGTCATGCGCCTGCTGGACGCCATGATGGCCGTGCCCATAATCCTGCTGTATCTGATCATCATGGCCGCCCTGGGGGCCTCGGCCCTCAATGTGGTGCTGGCCATGACCATCGTGGGCACCCCAGGTATCGCCCGGCTGGTCAGAGGTCTGACTCTGGACATCCGAAACCGGGAATTTGTGCTCAGCGCCGAAACCCGGGGCGAAAGCCCTTGGTACATCATGTTCGTGGAAATTTTGCCCAACGCCCGGGGGCCGGTCATCGTGGACGCCATGCTGCGGGTCGGCTACGCCATCTTCGCCATGGGCACCCTGGGGTTTTTGGGACTGGGTCTGCCGCCCCCGTCGCCGGATTGGGGGTCAATGGTGGCCAAGGGCCGGGAGTTCATCCTGGAAGGCAGCCCCTGGGCGGCCTTGTGGCCCTCGCTGGCCATCGCCTCCCTGGTGGTGGGGCTGAACCTGCTGGCCGACGGCCTGCGGCAGGAGTCCATGCGTTACCAGTGA
- a CDS encoding ABC transporter permease, with translation MVKFIVRRCAVLLLTMILVSAAVFVITEASPGNVARNVLGAFVTPEQEASFLAQMGLDQPLWARYLQWLVGSDRLARRKIGLELERIVTPKGFVQWWAVRPDGQLVRWHLEGDDLMAEIRQADGTVTTVVDNSRWQKGPNGIVQAWGVDRDNRAVLWQKGAERKVWTFIMGSGWKQSSGGAVRYIPLKKGFVRGDPGISLRTGRPVASSLFVRLRNSLVLAAMAFVLVMPLALGLGIVAGLREGSLLDRGLSVGGMIFSVIPEFATGIFLILIFSVWLNWVPGATVFGLAAPWQRPDMLVLPLLTLTLIELGYVLRITRASMVEVMRSAYIRTAYLKGLSPRRVVFGHAVRNALMAPITVIMLHVNWLMGGIVIVEVVFGYPGLGKYLLDSALYKDINALEAGAMIMVVVAVGTQLVADILYTFLNPKIRYD, from the coding sequence ATGGTCAAGTTCATCGTTCGTCGCTGCGCTGTTCTGCTGCTGACCATGATCCTGGTCTCGGCGGCGGTCTTTGTGATCACCGAGGCCTCGCCGGGCAACGTTGCCCGCAACGTGTTGGGGGCCTTCGTCACCCCCGAGCAGGAGGCCTCCTTCCTGGCCCAGATGGGCCTTGACCAGCCCTTGTGGGCCCGGTACCTGCAATGGCTGGTAGGCTCGGACCGGCTGGCGCGACGCAAGATCGGCCTCGAACTGGAACGAATCGTCACCCCCAAGGGCTTCGTCCAATGGTGGGCGGTGCGGCCCGACGGACAGCTGGTGCGCTGGCACCTGGAAGGTGACGACCTGATGGCCGAGATACGACAGGCCGACGGCACCGTCACTACCGTTGTGGACAATTCCCGCTGGCAAAAGGGGCCGAACGGCATCGTCCAGGCCTGGGGCGTGGACCGGGACAACCGGGCCGTGCTGTGGCAGAAGGGAGCTGAGCGCAAGGTCTGGACCTTCATCATGGGCTCGGGCTGGAAGCAAAGTTCCGGGGGCGCAGTGCGCTACATCCCGCTGAAAAAGGGCTTTGTCCGGGGCGATCCGGGTATCTCCCTGCGGACCGGACGCCCCGTTGCAAGCAGTCTTTTCGTCCGGCTGCGAAACTCCTTGGTGCTGGCGGCCATGGCCTTTGTGCTGGTCATGCCCCTTGCCCTGGGGCTGGGCATCGTAGCGGGACTTCGGGAAGGAAGTCTCCTGGACCGGGGCCTTTCGGTGGGCGGAATGATTTTTTCGGTGATTCCCGAGTTTGCCACCGGGATCTTTTTGATCCTGATCTTTTCCGTCTGGCTGAACTGGGTACCCGGCGCCACGGTTTTCGGCCTTGCCGCCCCCTGGCAACGACCCGACATGCTGGTGCTTCCCCTGCTGACCCTGACCTTGATCGAATTGGGCTACGTGCTGCGCATAACCCGGGCCAGCATGGTGGAGGTAATGCGCTCGGCCTACATCCGTACCGCCTACCTCAAGGGCCTGTCGCCGCGCCGGGTGGTCTTCGGCCACGCGGTCCGCAACGCCCTGATGGCCCCGATAACCGTGATTATGCTCCACGTCAACTGGCTGATGGGGGGTATTGTTATCGTGGAGGTGGTTTTCGGCTACCCCGGCCTGGGCAAATATCTGCTGGATTCGGCCCTGTACAAGGACATTAACGCCCTTGAGGCCGGGGCCATGATCATGGTGGTGGTGGCCGTGGGCACCCAGTTGGTGGCCGACATTCTTTACACCTTCCTCAATCCCAAGATCCGGTACGACTAG
- a CDS encoding MarR family transcriptional regulator, with amino-acid sequence MEHGPVRHPNHQADDRLGEEVLVALRRIIRAIDMHSRYLAKHFGLTGPQLLVINQLHKAGSLSGSDIARAVSLSQATVTGILDRLEKRGLIRKVRSDVDKRRVMVSLTSQGLKLLDQAPPLLQASFLDQFDSLKPWERTLVLSALQRLVDMFDASRISAAPILTTDPIEDPGTDPVS; translated from the coding sequence ATGGAACATGGACCTGTCCGTCACCCGAACCACCAGGCCGACGATCGGCTGGGAGAAGAAGTTTTGGTGGCCCTGAGACGGATCATCCGCGCTATCGATATGCACTCCCGCTACCTTGCCAAACATTTCGGGCTCACCGGCCCCCAACTGCTGGTGATCAACCAGCTACACAAGGCCGGCTCCCTGTCCGGCAGCGACATCGCCCGTGCCGTCAGCCTCAGCCAGGCCACGGTCACCGGTATTCTGGATCGACTGGAAAAACGGGGACTGATCCGTAAGGTACGCTCTGACGTGGACAAGCGCCGGGTGATGGTATCCCTTACGTCCCAGGGCCTCAAACTGCTGGACCAGGCGCCGCCCCTGCTCCAGGCGTCGTTCCTGGATCAATTCGACAGCCTGAAACCCTGGGAGCGGACCCTGGTGCTCAGTGCACTTCAGCGGCTGGTGGACATGTTCGACGCCTCCCGGATCTCCGCAGCCCCTATCCTGACCACCGATCCCATTGAGGATCCCGGCACCGATCCTGTCTCCTAA